One genomic segment of Ipomoea triloba cultivar NCNSP0323 chromosome 9, ASM357664v1 includes these proteins:
- the LOC116029917 gene encoding uncharacterized protein LOC116029917, with amino-acid sequence MSYYLPPPLKCMPDDDSPMPIIGVYIAAASLVCSIAMFLNSCLTFINSFPKFNVRFSGNFFPLNATWLTLLAVATKLATDLTTPKLSYLDNLVKLTNMVFLIVAMSNFFTSLGSMNNVDIVTNLTALSILVITVVVDLYIQLSFRVFDDPLSSPIIIIIQIAFLLCTWMTIVSSALAVPAIKKRAESKYQKLASDERQMEAGQHYRVEELRLSITKYWVMAASGSPQLLTKRLVTFVYTNIICLFSALISFLGLFTSESLENESEYKWSIEFILVSQYYAMVFPTAVIATIFMISVAGYKYENIGIRISREEVTIESYWTEKLVEWRQRPILIKFKRRTLKKLIHSIKSLILTFCILIQIVNIMWCKFCSVISFYSVLPLVLLVNTLGKLIKHYLGKLFGKKKVSEVDRLNCFVILLEGEKQFPKKLLRGIINRVDKLVEMGKKQGPHNLFNLLNQSFSFGGVVEFDSNRVPSLLSGEPPNCWTLPVVTLTSIAIAIPNIASRHVDWLVSSANEGLRYASLIDVLDEKCRLKSIKNAADVVWVGVELHRKWLDMDLKRKTGEISSVKDIIQDLNDVSERIVMEFSSMENIMIVENPLYWPANVLAANSMYRITRTILLYYEDGECQAEELFRKLICMIANILAACLTNLPHMIYTKCIGSAIEERLESVRDAAIIFGETEDILKLFEERKLSSIGPSQPLCIDEWRGWIEQQTTTISSSATSNGASSVESNEHVVLQMQA; translated from the coding sequence ATGAGTTACTACCTACCGCCGCCACTGAAATGTATGCCGGATGATGATTCTCCGATGCCAATTATAGGCGTTTATATAGCAGCTGCGTCTCTGGTATGCTCCATTGCAATGTTCTTAAACTCATGTTTGACTTTCATTAACTCCTTTCCCAAGTTTAATGTCCGTTTCTCCGGCAATTTCTTCCCTCTCAATGCAACTTGGTTGACACTATTAGCTGTGGCTACCAAGCTGGCAACCGATCTCACAACTCCCAAGTTGTCTTACCTAGATAATCTGGTAAAACTTACCAACATGGTTTTCTTAATTGTGGCGATGAGTAATTTTTTCACCTCTCTGGGCTCTATGAATAACGTAGATATTGTAACCAACCTCACGGCTTTGAGCATATTGGTGATCACCGTGGTTGTCGATTTATACATCCAGCTAAGTTTCCGTGTGTTTGATGATCCCCTATCATCTCCGATAATCATCATCATTCAAATTGCTTTTTTGTTATGCACGTGGATGACAATTGTGAGTTCGGCTCTAGCAGTTCCAGCAATCAAGAAACGCGCAGAATCAAAGTATCAGAAGCTAGCTTCAGATGAGAGGCAGATGGAAGCTGGGCAACATTATAGAGTTGAAGAGCTGAGATTGAGCATTACAAAGTATTGGGTGATGGCAGCATCCGGTAGCCCCCAACTTCTGACGAAAAGGTTGGTCACCTTTGTTTATACCAATATCATATGCCTATTTTCTGCCCTTATTTCATTTCTAGGACTTTTTACCTCGGAGTCTCTAGAAAATGAATCTGAATACAAGTGGTCGATCGAATTTATTTTAGTTTCACAATATTATGCTATGGTATTTCCAACTGCGGTCATAGCTACAATCTTCATGATTAGTGTGGCTGGTTACAAGTATGAGAACATAGGGATCAGAATCAGTAGAGAAGAAGTCACAATTGAGTCTTATTGGACTGAAAAATTGGTTGAGTGGAGGCAGCGACCAATACTTATAAAGTTTAAGAGACGCACACTCAAAAAACTTATTCACAGCATAAAATCTTTGATTTTGACTTTCTGCATACTAattcagattgtgaatataatGTGGTGTAAGTTTTGTAGTGTTATCTCTTTTTACTCGGTGCTTCCATTAGTACTTTTAGTTAATACCTTAggcaaattaattaaacattatttaggTAAATTGTTCGGCAAAAAGAAAGTTTCAGAGGTAGATCGCCTCAATTGCTTTGTAATACTACTTGAAGGAGAAAAGCAAttcccaaaaaaattattgagagGAATTATTAATAGGGTGGATAAACTTGTTGAGATGGGTAAGAAGCAAGGGCCACACAACCTATTTAATCTTCTCAATCAAAGTTTCTCTTTTGGTGGCGTGGTAGAATTTGATAGCAATCGAGTTCCAAGTCTGTTGTCTGGTGAACCTCCTAATTGTTGGACACTTCCAGTGGTAACACTAACAAGCATCGCCATTGCAATTCCTAACATTGCAAGTCGACATGTTGATTGGTTGGTAAGCAGTGCTAATGAAGGCCTTCGCTATGCAAGCCTCATAGATGTCTTGGATGAGAAATGTAGGTTGAAAAGCATTAAAAATGCAGCAGATGTTGTGTGGGTGGGAGTTGAGCTTCATAGAAAGTGGTTAGACATGGATCTTAAAAGAAAAACTGGAGAAATAAGTTCTGTTAAGGATATTATTCAAGATCTTAATGATGTATCTGAAAGGATTGTTATGGAGTTTAGCTCTATGGAGAACATAATGATAGTGGAAAATCCACTGTATTGGCCTGCGAATGTTTTAGCTGCAAATTCAATGTACAGAATTACTCGAACCATTCTGCTATACTATGAAGATGGTGAGTGCCAAGCTGAAGAGTTGTTTAGGAAGTTAATTTGCATGATTGCAAACATATTGGCTGCTTGTCTTACAAATTTGCCGCATATGATATATACTAAGTGCATAGGCAGTGCAATTGAGGAAAGACTAGAAAGTGTTCGGGATGCAGCTATAATTTTCGGGGAAACAGAAGATATTCTAAAATTGTTTGAAGAGCGTAAACTTTCAAGCATTGGTCCTAGTCAAccattatgcattgatgaatgGCGTGGATGGATTGAGCaacaaacaacaacaatttcatCTTCTGCAACAAGCAATGGAGCATCTTCTGTAGAGTCCAATGAACATGTGGTTCTTCAAATGCAGGCTTGA